The following proteins come from a genomic window of Azoarcus sp. PA01:
- the paaC gene encoding phenylacetate-CoA oxygenase subunit PaaC, which translates to MTQQMTSPEHVEYVLRLGDNALILGQRLSEWCGHAPVLEEDMALANMSLDLIGQARMLLTHAGRLEGRGRDEDQLAFLRTEPNYRNLTLCELPNQDFARTMVRNFLYSSLQKLLWERLMTSSDAELAAIAAKSIKEARYHAQHAGDWVIRLGDGTAESHARAQGALDYLWPYTAEFFATTPVDDAVAAAGVGPAWSELEAAWEALVMPVLAEATLTVPARTPFRSYGKFGRHSEHMGHLLAEMQIMQRTYPGAQW; encoded by the coding sequence ATGACCCAACAGATGACCAGCCCCGAACATGTCGAATACGTGCTGCGCCTCGGCGACAACGCGCTGATCCTCGGCCAGCGCCTGTCCGAGTGGTGCGGCCACGCGCCGGTGCTCGAGGAGGACATGGCGCTCGCGAACATGTCGCTCGACCTGATCGGCCAGGCGCGCATGCTGCTCACGCACGCCGGCCGGCTCGAAGGGCGCGGCCGCGACGAGGATCAGCTCGCGTTCCTGCGCACCGAGCCGAACTACCGCAACCTGACCCTGTGCGAGCTGCCGAACCAGGACTTCGCCCGCACGATGGTGCGCAACTTCCTCTACAGCAGCTTGCAGAAGCTGCTGTGGGAACGCCTGATGACGTCGAGCGATGCCGAGCTCGCCGCGATCGCCGCGAAAAGCATCAAGGAAGCACGCTACCACGCGCAGCACGCCGGCGACTGGGTGATCCGCCTCGGCGACGGCACGGCCGAATCGCACGCTCGCGCGCAAGGGGCGCTCGACTATCTGTGGCCCTACACGGCCGAGTTCTTCGCCACGACGCCGGTCGACGACGCGGTCGCGGCGGCCGGCGTCGGTCCGGCGTGGAGCGAACTGGAAGCGGCGTGGGAAGCGCTGGTGATGCCGGTGCTGGCCGAGGCGACGCTGACCGTGCCGGCGCGCACGCCGTTCCGTTCGTATGGCAAGTTCGGCCGCCACAGCGAGCACATGGGGCACCTGCTCGCCGAGATGCAGATCATGCAGCGCACCTACCCCGGCGCGCAGTGGTGA
- a CDS encoding ABC transporter substrate-binding protein, producing MKLRTSVIAVLGMAFAAGAAHADINVGVTVSATGPAASLGIPEKNTIALMPTTIGGEKVNYIVLDDASDTTAAVKNTRKLISEDKVDIVLGSTVSPNSLAMIDVVAESGTPMISMAASARIVEPVDDKKRWVFKTPQNDAQMSTAIVEHMTNSGVKTVAFIGFADAYGEGWYEQFSSVADARKLKMVANERFNRNDTSVTGQVLKLMAARPDAILIAGSGTPAALPQKALKERGYTGKIYQTHGVANNDFLRVCGKDCEGTFLPAGPVLVASQLDDSNPVKKSATEYITKYEAAHGKGSVSTFGAHAWDAGVLLAAAAPEALKKAKPGTAEFRTALRDALENLKEVPAAHGIFTMSPTDHLGLDQRSRVMVQIQNGTWKLVK from the coding sequence ATGAAGCTACGCACTTCAGTAATCGCGGTTCTCGGCATGGCTTTCGCGGCAGGTGCCGCTCACGCCGACATCAATGTCGGCGTTACCGTTTCTGCGACCGGTCCGGCCGCCTCGCTCGGCATCCCGGAAAAGAACACCATCGCGCTGATGCCGACGACGATCGGCGGCGAGAAAGTCAATTACATCGTGCTCGACGACGCTTCGGACACCACCGCGGCAGTGAAGAACACGCGCAAGCTGATCTCCGAAGACAAGGTCGATATCGTGCTCGGCTCGACGGTGTCGCCGAACTCGCTGGCGATGATCGACGTCGTCGCCGAATCCGGCACGCCGATGATCTCGATGGCCGCTTCGGCGCGCATCGTCGAGCCGGTCGACGACAAGAAGCGCTGGGTGTTCAAGACGCCGCAGAACGACGCGCAGATGTCGACCGCGATCGTCGAGCACATGACGAACAGCGGCGTGAAGACGGTCGCCTTCATCGGCTTCGCCGACGCCTACGGCGAAGGCTGGTACGAGCAGTTCTCGAGCGTTGCGGATGCCCGCAAGCTCAAGATGGTCGCCAACGAGCGCTTCAACCGCAACGACACTTCGGTGACCGGCCAGGTGCTGAAGCTGATGGCCGCGCGCCCCGACGCGATCCTCATCGCCGGTTCGGGCACGCCGGCAGCGTTGCCGCAGAAAGCGCTGAAGGAGCGCGGCTACACCGGCAAGATCTACCAGACCCACGGCGTCGCGAACAACGACTTCCTGCGCGTCTGTGGCAAGGATTGCGAAGGCACTTTCCTGCCGGCCGGCCCGGTGCTCGTCGCGAGCCAGCTCGACGACAGCAACCCGGTCAAGAAAAGCGCGACCGAGTACATCACGAAGTACGAGGCGGCGCATGGCAAGGGCAGCGTGTCGACGTTCGGCGCGCACGCGTGGGATGCCGGCGTGCTCCTCGCCGCGGCGGCGCCGGAAGCGCTGAAGAAGGCGAAGCCGGGCACCGCGGAGTTCCGCACCGCGCTGCGTGACGCACTCGAGAACCTGAAGGAAGTGCCGGCTGCCCACGGCATCTTCACGATGAGCCCGACCGACCACCTCGGTCTGGACCAGCGTTCGCGCGTGATGGTGCAGATCCAGAACGGGACCTGGAAGCTCGTCAAGTAA
- the paaB gene encoding 1,2-phenylacetyl-CoA epoxidase subunit B has product MERKEWPLWEVFVRSRNGLDHKHCGSVHAPDAKLALQVARDVYTRRQEGVSLWVVQADHIVASDPDAKPELFDPAEDKIYRHPTFYQLPDEVNHM; this is encoded by the coding sequence ATGGAACGCAAGGAATGGCCGCTGTGGGAAGTTTTCGTCCGCAGCCGTAACGGACTCGACCACAAACACTGCGGCAGCGTGCATGCGCCGGATGCGAAGCTCGCGCTGCAGGTCGCGCGCGACGTCTATACGCGCCGCCAGGAAGGCGTGAGCCTGTGGGTCGTGCAGGCCGACCACATCGTCGCTTCCGACCCCGACGCGAAGCCGGAGCTGTTCGACCCGGCCGAAGACAAGATCTACCGGCACCCGACGTTCTACCAGCTGCCGGACGAAGTGAACCACATGTAA
- the paaF gene encoding phenylacetate--CoA ligase: protein MPVKTPSPGDLEPIETASRDELRALQLERLKWSVRHAYENVPHYRKSFEAKGVHPDDLNTLEDLARFPFTAKADLRDNYPFGMFAVPRGKLARVHASSGTTGKPTVVGYTLKDIDTWANVVARSIRAAGGRAGDMVHVSYGYGLFTGGLGAHYGAERLGCAVVPMSGGQTEKQIQVIQDFKPDIIMVTPSYMLTILDEMERMGIDPKSTSLKVGIFGAEPWTQGMREAMEAHSGLDAVDIYGLSEVMGPGVASECIESKDGPVVWEDHFYPEIIDPHTGEVLPDGEEGELVFTTLTKEAMPVIRYRTRDLTRLLPPTSRSMRRMAKITGRSDDMLIIRGVNLFPTQIEELICHMPQLAPQYLLEVDKKGHMDTLTVKVELDPEAVVGRHPEQKEALGEELAHRIKTLVGVSANVQVGEPFSIERVTIGKAKRVIDRRPKE from the coding sequence ATGCCAGTGAAGACGCCGTCGCCCGGTGATCTGGAGCCGATCGAGACCGCCAGCCGGGACGAACTGCGCGCGTTGCAGCTCGAGCGGCTGAAGTGGAGCGTGCGCCACGCGTATGAAAACGTGCCGCATTACCGCAAGAGCTTCGAGGCGAAAGGCGTTCATCCCGACGACCTGAATACGCTCGAGGACCTCGCCCGCTTTCCGTTCACCGCGAAAGCCGACCTGCGCGACAACTACCCGTTCGGGATGTTCGCGGTGCCGCGCGGCAAGCTCGCCCGAGTCCATGCGTCGTCGGGCACGACCGGCAAGCCGACCGTCGTCGGCTACACGCTGAAGGACATCGACACCTGGGCCAATGTCGTCGCGCGCTCGATCCGGGCCGCCGGCGGGCGGGCCGGCGACATGGTGCATGTGTCCTACGGCTACGGTCTGTTCACCGGCGGTCTCGGCGCGCACTACGGCGCCGAGCGGCTCGGCTGTGCGGTGGTGCCGATGTCCGGCGGGCAGACCGAGAAGCAGATCCAGGTGATCCAGGACTTCAAGCCCGACATCATCATGGTGACGCCGTCGTACATGCTGACGATCCTCGACGAGATGGAGCGCATGGGCATCGACCCGAAGTCGACTTCGCTGAAAGTCGGCATATTCGGCGCCGAGCCCTGGACGCAGGGGATGCGCGAGGCGATGGAGGCGCATTCCGGCCTCGATGCGGTGGACATCTACGGCCTGTCCGAAGTGATGGGGCCGGGCGTCGCCAGCGAATGCATCGAGTCGAAGGACGGTCCGGTCGTCTGGGAAGACCACTTCTACCCGGAGATCATCGATCCGCACACCGGCGAAGTGCTGCCCGACGGCGAGGAAGGCGAGCTCGTCTTCACGACGCTGACGAAGGAGGCGATGCCGGTGATCCGCTATCGCACGCGCGACCTGACGCGGCTGCTGCCGCCGACTTCGCGCAGCATGCGGCGCATGGCGAAGATCACCGGGCGTTCCGACGACATGCTGATCATCCGCGGCGTGAATCTCTTCCCGACGCAGATCGAGGAGCTGATCTGCCACATGCCTCAGCTCGCCCCGCAATACCTGCTCGAGGTCGACAAGAAAGGCCACATGGACACGCTGACCGTGAAAGTCGAGCTGGACCCGGAGGCGGTCGTCGGCCGGCATCCGGAGCAGAAGGAAGCGCTCGGCGAGGAGCTCGCGCATCGCATCAAGACCCTTGTCGGCGTCTCGGCGAACGTGCAGGTCGGCGAGCCGTTCTCGATCGAGCGCGTGACGATCGGCAAAGCCAAGCGCGTCATCGACCGCCGGCCGAAGGAATGA
- the paaJ gene encoding phenylacetate-CoA oxygenase subunit PaaJ — MLTEARAWEVLEAVPDPEIPVISVTELGIVREVVATATGLRVVVTPTYSGCPATEVIAQSIRDALVAAGGGEVTVETRLAPAWTTDWITEPAKEKLRAYGIAPPGGDAPVGPQPLRFVPKKLACPRCGSTDSVRLSEFGSTACKALYRCRSCLEPFEYFKPI, encoded by the coding sequence ATGCTGACCGAAGCCCGCGCCTGGGAGGTGCTCGAAGCGGTGCCGGACCCCGAGATCCCGGTGATCTCGGTGACTGAGCTCGGTATCGTGCGCGAAGTCGTCGCGACAGCGACCGGCCTGCGCGTCGTCGTCACGCCGACATACTCCGGCTGCCCGGCGACCGAAGTCATCGCGCAGAGCATCCGCGACGCGCTGGTGGCCGCGGGCGGCGGGGAGGTGACGGTCGAGACGCGTCTGGCTCCGGCCTGGACGACCGACTGGATCACCGAGCCGGCGAAGGAAAAACTGCGCGCCTACGGCATCGCGCCGCCCGGAGGCGACGCGCCGGTCGGCCCGCAGCCGCTCCGCTTCGTGCCGAAGAAGCTCGCGTGTCCGCGCTGCGGCTCGACCGATTCGGTGCGCCTGTCCGAATTCGGCTCGACCGCGTGCAAGGCGCTGTACCGCTGCCGCTCGTGCCTCGAACCGTTCGAATATTTCAAACCGATCTAA
- the paaK gene encoding phenylacetate-CoA oxygenase/reductase subunit PaaK: MTPRTPKFHPLKVTEVRRETPEAISLRFEVPAELADDYRFVQGQHLNLKVRVGDEEMRRSYSICAGVDDDELRVAIKKIAGGAFSTWVNDNGIKVGDVLDVMTPEGRFHTPLDPSHAKHYVAFAAGSGITPILSLIKTTLRAEPKSRFTLVYGNRRQGSVMFAEALEDLKNRYLSRFTLYNLFSREEQEVPLFNGRLDAARVAAFLDTLIPVDTIDEAFICGPGGMIDEVEAALHKGGVAPEHIHLERFGVPASAPEHHVEPGDAAQAKVTVIADGLKREMEFRAEDPSILDVALRAGMDLPYSCKGGVCCTCRAKVIEGKVRMDKNFTLEQPDIDAGYILTCQAHPLTERVVITFDER, translated from the coding sequence ATGACCCCCAGAACGCCGAAATTCCATCCCCTGAAAGTCACCGAAGTGCGGCGCGAGACGCCTGAAGCGATAAGCCTGCGCTTCGAGGTGCCGGCCGAGCTCGCCGACGACTACCGCTTCGTGCAGGGCCAGCACCTGAACCTGAAAGTGCGGGTCGGCGACGAGGAGATGCGTCGCTCGTATTCCATCTGCGCCGGTGTCGATGACGACGAATTGCGTGTCGCGATCAAGAAGATCGCCGGCGGCGCGTTCTCGACGTGGGTCAACGACAACGGCATCAAGGTCGGCGACGTGCTCGACGTGATGACGCCCGAAGGCCGCTTCCACACGCCGCTCGACCCGTCGCACGCGAAGCACTACGTCGCGTTCGCCGCCGGCAGCGGCATCACGCCGATCCTGTCGCTGATCAAGACGACGCTGCGCGCCGAGCCGAAGAGCCGCTTCACGCTCGTGTATGGCAACCGCCGCCAGGGCAGCGTGATGTTCGCCGAGGCGCTCGAGGACCTGAAGAACCGCTATCTGTCGCGCTTCACGCTGTACAACCTGTTCTCGCGCGAGGAGCAGGAAGTGCCGCTGTTCAACGGCCGGCTCGATGCCGCGCGCGTCGCCGCGTTCCTCGACACGCTGATCCCGGTCGACACCATCGACGAAGCGTTCATCTGCGGCCCCGGCGGCATGATCGACGAAGTGGAGGCGGCGCTGCACAAAGGCGGCGTCGCGCCCGAGCACATCCATCTCGAGCGCTTCGGCGTGCCGGCTTCCGCGCCCGAACATCATGTCGAGCCGGGTGATGCGGCGCAGGCGAAAGTCACCGTGATCGCCGACGGTCTCAAGCGCGAGATGGAGTTCCGCGCCGAGGATCCGTCGATCCTCGACGTCGCGCTGCGTGCCGGCATGGACCTGCCGTATTCGTGCAAGGGCGGCGTGTGCTGCACCTGCCGGGCGAAAGTCATCGAAGGCAAAGTGCGCATGGACAAGAACTTCACGCTCGAGCAGCCCGACATCGATGCCGGCTACATCCTCACCTGCCAGGCGCATCCGCTGACCGAGCGGGTCGTGATCACGTTCGACGAGCGCTGA
- the paaI gene encoding hydroxyphenylacetyl-CoA thioesterase PaaI, whose product MTEAGFRDLANGLEPQMLAERVRDGMSEKDPTLKGYGIGVEAIGPGYAKMTMTVRKDMLNGFGICHGGFITLLADAAFAYSCNSHNEMTVASGISLDFMAPGRPGDVLIAEAKELFVAGRTGVYDVTVVNQKGELLAMMRGKSYRLKGRAVVDL is encoded by the coding sequence ATGACTGAGGCGGGTTTCAGGGACCTCGCGAACGGACTCGAGCCGCAGATGCTGGCCGAACGAGTGCGCGACGGCATGTCGGAGAAGGACCCGACGCTGAAGGGTTACGGCATCGGCGTCGAAGCGATCGGACCCGGCTACGCGAAGATGACGATGACGGTGCGCAAGGACATGCTGAACGGTTTCGGCATCTGCCACGGCGGCTTCATCACGCTGCTCGCCGACGCGGCGTTCGCGTATTCGTGCAACAGCCACAACGAAATGACGGTCGCGTCCGGCATCAGCCTCGACTTCATGGCGCCGGGCCGCCCGGGCGACGTGCTCATCGCGGAAGCGAAAGAGCTTTTCGTCGCCGGGCGTACCGGAGTCTATGACGTCACCGTGGTCAATCAGAAAGGCGAGCTGCTGGCGATGATGCGCGGCAAGTCGTACCGCCTGAAAGGCCGGGCGGTCGTGGATTTGTGA
- a CDS encoding TetR/AcrR family transcriptional regulator, translated as MARGKAPTFELQRAAILDAAAALFAQKGFHNASMSALAEACGVSKPLLYHYYRDKEHILFDIADSYIDRLLAIIDGVVARGLDDDAHFAELVTRFMEEYEHAHDQHIVIVQDVKFLQQEQAAKIAQKQRRVVSAFADAIVRIEPGLKGRKLERPVAMILFGMINWTFTWMRTDGRLTFRDMAPVVTGIFLNGVKGFVEQSGRVMA; from the coding sequence ATGGCTCGAGGCAAGGCACCCACATTCGAACTGCAGCGCGCGGCGATCCTCGACGCGGCAGCTGCGCTGTTCGCGCAGAAAGGCTTCCACAACGCGTCGATGTCGGCGCTTGCGGAAGCCTGTGGCGTGTCGAAGCCGCTGCTGTACCACTACTACCGCGACAAGGAACACATCCTCTTCGACATCGCGGACAGCTACATCGACCGCCTGCTGGCGATCATCGACGGCGTCGTCGCGCGCGGCCTCGACGACGACGCGCATTTCGCCGAGCTCGTCACCCGCTTCATGGAGGAATACGAGCATGCGCACGACCAGCACATCGTGATCGTGCAGGACGTGAAATTCCTGCAGCAGGAGCAGGCGGCGAAGATCGCCCAGAAGCAGCGCAGGGTGGTTTCGGCGTTTGCCGACGCGATCGTGCGGATCGAGCCGGGCCTGAAGGGGCGCAAGCTCGAACGCCCGGTCGCGATGATCCTGTTCGGCATGATCAACTGGACTTTCACGTGGATGCGGACCGATGGGCGGCTCACGTTCCGCGACATGGCTCCGGTCGTGACCGGGATTTTCCTCAACGGCGTCAAGGGTTTCGTCGAACAGAGCGGCAGGGTCATGGCATGA
- the paaA gene encoding 1,2-phenylacetyl-CoA epoxidase subunit A, translated as MYTQALDIPQQNTEAKGPRTIENPAYQAEFDAKIDAGGYIEAKDWMPESYRKTLVRQISQHAHSEIVGMLPEGNWITRAPTLKRKAILLAKVQDEGGHGLYLYAAAETLGVSRDELLDALHSGRAKYSSIFNYPTLTWADIGVVGWLVDGAAIMNQIPLCKCSYGPYARAMVRICKEESFHQRQGYDLLLTMMKGTQEQRDMVQDAVNRWWWPSIMMFGPHDKDSTHSAQSARWGIKRISNDDLRQKFVDATVEQAKVLGVTMPDPALKWNEARGHYDFGAIDWDEFWNVVNGHGQGNVDRLAARVKAWDDGAWVREAALEYARKHDARDSRAA; from the coding sequence ATGTACACACAAGCTCTGGATATTCCCCAGCAGAACACCGAGGCGAAAGGTCCGCGGACGATCGAGAACCCCGCGTACCAGGCCGAATTCGACGCGAAGATCGACGCCGGCGGCTATATCGAGGCGAAGGACTGGATGCCCGAGTCGTACCGCAAGACGCTGGTGCGGCAGATCAGCCAGCACGCGCATTCCGAGATCGTCGGCATGCTGCCCGAAGGCAACTGGATCACGCGCGCGCCGACGTTGAAGAGGAAGGCGATCCTGCTCGCCAAAGTGCAGGACGAAGGCGGCCATGGGCTGTATCTGTACGCGGCGGCCGAGACGCTCGGCGTGTCGCGCGACGAACTGCTCGACGCGCTGCACTCGGGCCGTGCGAAGTACAGCTCGATCTTCAACTACCCGACCTTGACGTGGGCGGACATCGGCGTCGTCGGCTGGCTCGTCGACGGCGCGGCGATCATGAACCAGATCCCGCTGTGCAAGTGCAGCTACGGGCCGTATGCGCGTGCGATGGTGCGCATCTGCAAGGAAGAATCGTTCCACCAGCGCCAGGGCTACGACCTGCTGCTGACGATGATGAAAGGCACCCAAGAACAGCGCGACATGGTTCAGGACGCGGTGAACCGCTGGTGGTGGCCGTCGATCATGATGTTCGGCCCGCACGACAAGGATTCGACGCACTCCGCACAGAGCGCGCGCTGGGGCATCAAGCGCATCTCGAACGACGACCTGCGGCAGAAGTTCGTCGATGCGACGGTCGAGCAGGCCAAAGTGCTCGGCGTGACGATGCCGGACCCCGCGCTGAAATGGAACGAGGCGCGCGGCCATTACGACTTCGGCGCGATCGACTGGGACGAGTTCTGGAACGTCGTCAACGGCCACGGCCAGGGCAATGTCGACCGGCTCGCAGCGCGCGTCAAGGCCTGGGACGACGGCGCGTGGGTGCGCGAAGCGGCGCTCGAATATGCACGCAAGCACGACGCCCGCGACAGCCGCGCCGCCTGA
- a CDS encoding branched-chain amino acid ABC transporter ATP-binding protein/permease, protein MFSPRLILGVFLAVLAVAPLVLSPFYVTLLNYIGLYALVALGLVLLTGVGGLTSFGQAAFVGLGAYTTAVLTTATELPGWLAWAGGSPWLALVVGLVFTAVVALVLGSLTLRLSGHYLPLGTIAWGISLYFLFGTLDTLGGHTGLTGVPPITVFGFELDRGEELFYLIWLFLLSAVFTTQNLLDSREGRAIRALKGGMVMAEAMGVNTARSRMIIFIIAALHACASGWLYAHLQRFVNPTPFGLHIGIEYLFMAVVGGAGQVWGALVGAGVITIAKQWLQDVLPRIFGQSGNFEVIFFGLMMVIVLQRARDGLWPMLARLVPVRATRRELDAAAEALPRKPLPAKGEVILEAKEVTRRFGGLVANNNMSLSVRAGEILALIGPNGAGKSTMFNQISGVDTPTSGEVLFLGRAVAGRDSREIARMGMSRTFQHVKLLPTMTVLENVAIGAHLRGDKGVLSSAWRLDRNQEARLLNEAARQIERVGLAEHMFDAAGSLALGQQRILEIARALAADPCLLLLDEPAAGLRFKEKQALAELLKKLRGEGIGILLVEHDMDFVMGLVDRVVVMEFGEKIAEGLPEDVQRNPAVLEAYLGGVE, encoded by the coding sequence ATGTTCTCCCCGCGCCTGATTCTCGGCGTCTTTCTCGCGGTGCTGGCGGTGGCCCCGCTGGTGCTGTCTCCGTTCTACGTCACGCTCTTGAACTACATCGGCCTGTACGCGCTCGTCGCGCTCGGTCTCGTGCTGCTGACCGGCGTCGGCGGCCTGACGAGCTTCGGCCAGGCGGCTTTCGTCGGCCTCGGCGCCTACACCACCGCGGTGCTCACGACCGCGACCGAACTGCCGGGCTGGCTCGCGTGGGCGGGCGGGTCGCCGTGGCTCGCGCTCGTCGTCGGCCTGGTATTCACCGCAGTCGTCGCGCTGGTGCTCGGGTCGCTGACGCTCAGGCTGTCCGGGCACTACCTGCCGCTCGGGACGATCGCCTGGGGCATCAGCCTGTATTTCCTGTTCGGCACGCTCGACACGCTCGGCGGCCACACGGGTCTTACCGGCGTGCCGCCGATCACGGTGTTCGGTTTCGAACTCGACCGCGGCGAAGAGCTGTTCTACCTGATCTGGCTGTTCCTGCTGTCGGCGGTGTTCACGACCCAGAACCTTCTCGATTCGCGTGAAGGGCGGGCGATCCGCGCACTCAAAGGCGGCATGGTGATGGCCGAGGCGATGGGCGTGAACACCGCGCGCTCGCGCATGATCATCTTCATCATCGCTGCGCTGCACGCCTGTGCGTCGGGCTGGCTGTACGCACACCTGCAGCGCTTCGTGAACCCGACGCCGTTCGGCCTGCACATCGGCATCGAGTACCTGTTCATGGCGGTCGTCGGCGGGGCGGGCCAGGTGTGGGGCGCGCTCGTCGGCGCCGGCGTGATCACGATCGCCAAGCAGTGGCTGCAGGACGTGCTGCCGAGAATTTTCGGCCAGAGCGGCAACTTCGAAGTGATCTTCTTCGGCCTGATGATGGTCATCGTGCTGCAGCGTGCGCGCGACGGCCTGTGGCCGATGCTGGCGCGGCTCGTGCCGGTGCGCGCGACGCGCCGCGAACTCGACGCCGCCGCCGAGGCGCTGCCGAGAAAGCCTTTGCCGGCCAAGGGCGAAGTGATCCTCGAGGCCAAGGAGGTGACGCGCCGCTTCGGCGGCCTCGTCGCCAACAACAACATGAGCCTGTCGGTGCGCGCCGGCGAGATCCTCGCGCTGATCGGTCCGAACGGTGCGGGCAAGAGCACGATGTTCAACCAGATCTCGGGCGTCGATACACCGACGTCGGGCGAAGTGCTGTTCCTCGGCCGCGCGGTGGCCGGGCGCGACTCGCGCGAGATCGCACGCATGGGCATGAGCCGCACGTTCCAGCACGTGAAGCTGCTGCCGACGATGACGGTGCTGGAGAACGTCGCAATCGGCGCCCACCTGCGCGGCGACAAGGGCGTGCTGTCGTCGGCATGGCGGCTCGACCGCAACCAGGAAGCGCGGCTGCTCAACGAAGCCGCGCGCCAGATCGAGCGGGTCGGACTGGCCGAGCACATGTTCGATGCGGCCGGCAGCCTCGCGCTCGGGCAGCAGCGCATTCTCGAGATCGCCCGCGCGCTCGCCGCCGACCCCTGTCTGCTGCTGCTCGACGAGCCGGCCGCGGGCCTGCGCTTCAAGGAAAAGCAGGCGCTCGCGGAGCTGCTGAAGAAGCTGCGCGGGGAAGGGATCGGCATCCTGCTTGTCGAACACGACATGGACTTCGTGATGGGCCTCGTCGATCGCGTCGTCGTCATGGAATTCGGCGAGAAAATCGCCGAGGGCCTGCCGGAAGACGTGCAGCGCAATCCGGCGGTGCTCGAAGCCTATCTCGGAGGCGTCGAATGA
- a CDS encoding branched-chain amino acid ABC transporter permease → MDFQIALLLGQDGITNGAIYALLALALVLVFAVTRVIFIPQGEFVSYGALTLVMIQAGAIPATVWLLLGAGLIAAGLDARLALRAGQPGRLVRLLGWYVAYPLVLVALLYTLPIKDFPMAAQILFALAVVVPMGPLMYRLIYQPIAAAPVLILLIVSVAVHVAMVGLGLLFFGAEGSRTPPFSDARFEMGPVMVSGQTIWVVVSSLVLIVALYQFFERTLYGKALRATAINRVGARLMGISPALAGRLTFFLAALIGALSGVLIAPITTIYYDTGFLIGLKGFVAAIVGGLGSYPVAAAGALLVGLLEAFSSFWASAHKEVIVFTLIIPVLLWRSLRGRHVEEEE, encoded by the coding sequence ATGGATTTCCAGATAGCTCTGCTGCTCGGGCAGGACGGCATCACCAACGGGGCGATCTATGCGCTGCTCGCGCTCGCGCTCGTGTTGGTGTTCGCGGTCACTCGGGTGATTTTCATTCCACAGGGTGAGTTCGTGTCGTACGGCGCGCTCACGCTCGTCATGATCCAGGCCGGTGCGATTCCCGCGACCGTATGGCTGCTGCTCGGTGCCGGGCTGATCGCGGCGGGGCTCGATGCGCGGCTCGCGCTGCGCGCCGGCCAGCCCGGACGGCTCGTGCGGCTACTCGGCTGGTACGTCGCTTATCCGCTCGTCCTCGTCGCGCTGCTGTACACGCTGCCGATCAAGGACTTCCCGATGGCGGCGCAGATCCTCTTCGCGCTGGCCGTGGTCGTGCCGATGGGGCCGCTGATGTACCGGCTCATCTACCAGCCGATCGCCGCCGCGCCGGTGCTGATCCTGCTGATCGTGTCGGTCGCGGTGCACGTCGCAATGGTGGGCCTGGGGCTGCTGTTCTTCGGCGCCGAAGGCTCGCGCACGCCGCCGTTCTCCGATGCGCGCTTCGAAATGGGCCCGGTCATGGTTTCCGGTCAGACGATCTGGGTCGTGGTCTCGTCGCTCGTGCTGATCGTCGCGCTCTACCAGTTCTTCGAGCGCACGCTCTACGGCAAGGCGTTGCGGGCGACTGCGATCAACCGGGTCGGCGCACGCCTGATGGGCATTTCGCCGGCGCTCGCGGGGCGGCTCACGTTCTTCCTCGCCGCGCTGATCGGAGCGTTGTCCGGCGTGCTGATCGCGCCGATCACGACGATCTATTACGACACCGGCTTCCTGATCGGCCTGAAAGGCTTCGTCGCGGCAATCGTCGGCGGGCTCGGGAGTTATCCGGTGGCCGCCGCCGGCGCATTGCTGGTCGGACTGCTCGAAGCGTTCAGCTCGTTCTGGGCAAGCGCACACAAGGAAGTGATCGTGTTCACGTTGATCATCCCGGTTCTGTTGTGGCGTTCGCTCAGAGGCCGCCACGTGGAGGAGGAGGAATGA